A genomic stretch from Neodiprion fabricii isolate iyNeoFabr1 chromosome 3, iyNeoFabr1.1, whole genome shotgun sequence includes:
- the LOC124178251 gene encoding uncharacterized protein LOC124178251 produces the protein MQGDQPPALTPNPVRLRVPPFCPERPALWFAQQEAQFRTQGIVTEIGRYYHTISNIPTRYAAEVENLIVTPPVTLPYQALKIALIARFSQSREAKILQLLDRESLGDRTPSAHLRHLRSLVPDIDEEILKARWLSHLPENIRICLVAQNKLTLTELSETADRVHEQVNKGNNVSAVSSLEAQIAALTRQVEQLSNQGRRNQNKTSKKKERSRSRSRSKSSTRGLSPTSNICWYHKKFGNSAKKCFPAGCKFPGNASGSR, from the coding sequence ATGCAGGGTGATCAACCGCCGGCCCTGACGCCGAACCCCGTAAGACTCAGGGTGCCGCCATTTTGCCCCGAACGACCAGCGCTCTGGTTCGCGCAACAGGAAGCGCAATTTCGAACGCAGGGTATTGTAACGGAAATCGGCCGATACTACCACACGATATCGAACATACCAACGCGTTACGCCGCGGAGGTAGAAAATCTTATCGTCACGCCCCCGGTAACCCTTCCGTACCAAGCGCTAAAAATAGCATTGATCGCGCGTTTTTCTCAATCGAGAgaagcaaaaattttacagctcCTCGACCGCGAAAGCCTTGGTGATCGCACACCATCAGCGCATTTACGCCATCTGCGTAGCCTCGTCCCTGACATAGACGAGGAAATTCTTAAAGCACGCTGGCTATCACATCTCCCcgaaaatattagaatttgCCTCGTGGCACAAAACAAATTAACGCTCACCGAGCTAAGCGAGACAGCCGATCGCGTACACGAGCAAGTAAACAAAGGCAATAATGTTTCGGCGGTATCAAGCCTCGAAGCTCAAATAGCCGCACTCACACGTCAAGTCGAACAGCTATCAAACCAAGGCCGCCGCaatcaaaacaaaacgagcaagaaaaaagaacgctCGCGTAGCCGTTCACGCAGCAAGTCGAGTACACGCGGACTCTCACCAACATCGAACATATGTTGGTACCACAAGAAATTCGGCAATTCCGCGAAGAAGTGCTTCCCAGCGGGATGTAAATTTCCGGGAAACGCCAGCGGGAGTCGTTAA